In Amphiura filiformis chromosome 1, Afil_fr2py, whole genome shotgun sequence, the following are encoded in one genomic region:
- the LOC140153473 gene encoding uncharacterized protein, with product MIREDSHDSIPVSNKGRYSPAIARRNLRKLERTISGPILLPSASSSRSNGADLPPLIGAPDDPSFSRYSKHDKPGITDSPMITRRGRQIKPILTRQASEPQLSHRFTDLKLKPNPPDHDSPRSNGSSTCNSPRMVRTRLSKSVECSPVTVRRTYPGASTSPSTPMSPYSPMSPLISNEIQFTSPTGSEPNSPMVKKRHGGSLKLRRGRTTSTTPDVSPTGDNKRHSLPANFTDYSPRNGLPHQMRVDEITSFEHSHHVDSIKESFSAVDDETGEPIMDVTARLRHDSGGPGDESSTHSVTNQSCDMLYDIAETRDETALDETCSTKSEPPQSSGDESDNEKSLPEYQKSPLSTNNRVNKWLLGLQPSENTACDPSRTEKLLPDIHS from the exons ATGATTCGGGAAGATTCTCATGATTCTATTCCTGTAAGCAATAAGGGGAGATATTCCCCGGCTATAGCTAGAAGAAATTTACGCAAACTTGAGAGAACTATAAGCGGCCCTATTTTATTACCATCAGCTTCATCTTCTAGAAGTAACGGTGCTGATCTTCCGCCTCTTATTGGAGCACCAGATGATCCTTCTTTCTCACGTTATTCCAAGCATGACAAACCTGGCATTACAGACAGTCCCATGATTACACGTCGTGGTCGCCAAATAAAACCAATCCTGACGAGACAAGCATCGGAACCACAACTTTCTCACAGATTCACAGATCTTAAACTCAAACCAAATCCACCCGATCATGATTCTCCACGATCCAACGGATCAAGCACATGCAATTCACCACGGATGGTGCGAACAAGACTGAGCAAATCTGTTGAGTGTTCTCCAGTAACAGTTCGGAGGACATACCCTGGTGCTTCTACCTCACCATCAACCCCCATGTCTCCTTACTCTCCTATGTCTCCTTTAATATCAAACGAAATACAATTTACAAGTCCTACAGGAAGTGAACCGAATTCTCCTATGGTTAAGAAGAGACATGGTGGATCATTGAAATTAAGACGTGGAAGAACTACCAGTACTACTCCTGATGTTAGTCCTACTGGGGACAACAAGAGACACTCACTACCTGCCAATTTCACAG ATTATTCACCACGAAATGGACTTCCTCATCAAATGAGGGTTGATGAAATAACATCTTTTGAACATTCACATCATGTCGACAGCATCAAAGAGTCATTTAGTGCAGTTGATGACGAAACAGGCGAACCCATAATGGATGTCACAGCTAGACTCCGTCATGACTCAGGAGGACCCGGGGACGAATCGTCAACACACAGTGTCACAAATCAATCGTGTGATATGCTCTATGATATAGCTGAAACTCGTGATGAGACCGCGCTAGATGAGACATGTAGTACTAAATCTGAGCCTCCACAGTCGTCGGGGGATGAAAGTGACAATGAGAAGAGTTTACCGGAATATCAAAAGAGCCCATTATCCACGAACAATAGGGTGAATAAATGGCTTTTAGGACTCCAGCCTTCGGAGAACACTGCTTGTGATCCGTCTAGGACTGAGAAATTGTTGCCTgatattcattcataa